From the genome of Variovorax sp. RA8, one region includes:
- a CDS encoding GDSL-type esterase/lipase family protein has product MATLGKPVVIVRPEQLGFGERSVSPSDFGWHMLAEGDSWFSFGALLGNNLLNRLAFTRSTLVTNTARPSDTLAHVVEWWRDPAFATLIAGGRRGRQGWAFDAILLSGGGNDLIDAISDRLVDQQLLRRLPPRSDPASPADCIHPEAWAAFEAYLRTNFAMVSQLAAGSAQNADTPIFVHTYDYPTPNDAPAAPGRGPWLLPALEAHRIPEPMHQALADHLIERLAGVVRTLGHANVHVIDTLGTLTRAAAGANGDSNDWLNEIHPNSQGYGKLASVWRAAIEDVIAP; this is encoded by the coding sequence ATGGCAACCCTCGGCAAGCCCGTCGTGATCGTGCGGCCGGAGCAGCTCGGCTTCGGCGAGCGCAGCGTGAGCCCCTCGGACTTCGGCTGGCACATGCTGGCCGAAGGAGACTCGTGGTTCTCCTTTGGCGCGCTCCTGGGCAACAACCTGCTCAACCGGCTGGCCTTCACGCGCAGCACGCTGGTCACGAACACGGCGCGCCCGAGCGATACGCTGGCCCACGTGGTCGAGTGGTGGCGCGACCCGGCCTTCGCGACCCTGATCGCGGGCGGCCGGCGTGGCCGGCAGGGTTGGGCCTTCGATGCGATCCTGCTGAGCGGCGGCGGCAACGACCTGATCGATGCGATCAGCGATCGCCTGGTCGACCAGCAGCTGTTGCGTCGGCTGCCTCCCCGCAGTGACCCCGCTTCGCCCGCGGACTGCATTCATCCCGAAGCCTGGGCAGCCTTCGAGGCCTACCTGCGCACCAACTTCGCGATGGTGTCGCAGCTGGCCGCCGGGAGTGCGCAGAACGCCGACACGCCGATCTTCGTCCACACCTACGATTACCCCACGCCCAACGATGCGCCCGCCGCGCCGGGCCGCGGGCCATGGCTGCTGCCGGCCCTGGAGGCGCACCGTATTCCCGAGCCGATGCACCAGGCCTTGGCCGATCACTTGATCGAGCGCCTCGCCGGCGTGGTGCGCACGCTGGGCCACGCGAACGTGCATGTGATCGACACCCTCGGCACGCTGACCCGCGCGGCCGCCGGCGCCAACGGCGACAGCAACGATTGGCTCAACGAGATCCACCCCAACTCGCAGGGCTACGGCAAGCTGGCGTCGGTATGGCGCGCTGCGATCGAGGACGTGATCGCTCCCTGA